The Cinclus cinclus chromosome 3, bCinCin1.1, whole genome shotgun sequence genome has a window encoding:
- the POMC gene encoding pro-opiomelanocortin → MGSGILPVVLGLILWNCVGASDPCRENSKCRDLSSEAGILACAGSCRARLSLESPLFPGNGQFQPLSESLRRYVMSHFRWNQFGRKNSSDPGMRKREEGAGNDPGIPFSRRSEEAGKDGKRSYSMEHFRWGKPVGRKRRPVKVYPNGAEEESAENSQLEFRRAEPSEEEEEEEEEEFPKFPRNSQKKKRYGGFMSSERIRTPLVTLFKNAIGKSFSKDGQ, encoded by the exons ATGGGATCGGGAATCCTTCCCGTGGTGCTGGGGTTGATCCTTTGGAATTGCGTCGGAGCTTCCGATCCGTGCCGGGAGAATTCCAAGTGCCGGGATCTGAGCAGCGAAGCCGGAATTCTG GCCTGCGCGGGATCGTGCCGGGCCCGGCTTTCCTTGGAATCTCCGCTTTTTCCTGGGAATGGGCAATTCCAGCCCCTCTCCGAGAGCCTCCGCAGGTACGTCATGAGCCACTTCCGGTGGAACCAATTCGGTCGGAAAAACAGCAGCGATCCCGGGATGAGGAAACGGGAAGAGGGAGCCGGGAACGATCCCGGAATTCCCTTTTCCCGCCGTTCGGAAGAGGCGGGAAAAGACGGGAAGCGCTCGTATTCCATGGAGCACTTCCGGTGGGGAAAACCCGTCGGCCGCAAGAGGAGACCAGTCAAGGTTTATCCCAACGGAGCCGAGGAGGAATCGGCGgagaattcccagctggaattccgGCGGGCAGAGCCCTcggaagaggaggaggaagaggaagaggaggaattcCCGAAATTCCCACGGAATTCCCAGAAGAAGAAGCGTTACGGAGGCTTCATGAGCTCGGAGAGGATCCGGACTCCGCTGGTGACGCTCTTCAAGAACGCCATCGGGAAAAGCTTTTCCAAGGACGGGCAGTGA
- the ADCY3 gene encoding adenylate cyclase type 3, with protein sequence MPRNLAEFSEPEFSVEYSADYSLSFPSDPDGSGIRRSQETPAPRCPCLPHSRRFSFSPESLEKLYQTYFRRQRHETLLVLVVFSALFDCYILGMCAAFSRMEKLFPALAALLGLVAHGSLFLVLKSRLLPERFSQKFLPCALWALMVAQLWGLLGLEFRRSFPEAVDAVGWQAFFAFSCFLTLPLRLARILLLTAASCGGHALLLGIAAAFQRGQQEEQEEDGGVVVRQLLSNVCVYLCALTVGSMSYVMADRKHRKAFLEARQSLEVKLNLEEQSQQQERLMLSILPKHVADEMLRDMKKDPRQKELQQFNTMYVHRHENVSILFADIVGFTQLSSSCSAQELVKLLNELFARFDKLAAKHHQLRIKILGDCYYCICGLPEFREDHAACSIRMGLAMVEAIASVREQTRTAVDMRVGVHSGAVLGGVLGQKRWQFDVWSTDVTVANKMEAGGIPGRVHVSQSTVDCLKGEFEVEPGEGGSRCDYLRDKGIVTYLVVVPKQPLRHGVNGVKLSLTSSHGVSPPPATPAERNGSLSPEHQEHSLEHPEHSLDLEDEDGEAPNPSFPNPRRRLRLRDLAERVAGAAQNEQELHKLLNEALLERESIQASKGKSTFRLSLRFADPEMETRYSVEKEKQSGAAFSCSCVVLFFSALVEAVIDPGLVTNYVTFAVGEALLVLLTVCSLAAVFPRAFPKRLVAFSTWIDRTRWARNTWAMAAIAIVTAADIVDMLGCRRARWPATNVTAGPPRGSGCSEHPKYYGYISLLALVATVTLVQVSHMVKLTLMVLITAATGALNFSAWEPILDHYDRRRGQRGSSVLVPSKYSMTAMIFVVMLSFYYFSRHVEKLARTLFLWKMDVHEQKERVSEMRRWNEALVANMLPEHVARHFLGSKKRDEELYSQSYEEIGVMFASLPNFADFYTEESINNGGIECLRFLNEIISDFDGLLDEPQFRCITKIKTIGSTYMAASGVTPDAGANGFGAKEPRSERERWQHLADLADFALAMKVTLMNINYQSFNNFMLRIGMNKGAVLAGVIGARKPHYDIWGNTVNVASRMESTGVMGNIQVVEETQQILKEYGFRFVRRGAVYVKGKGELLTFFLKGREKPGSFLGAAAVPLPHQVLENS encoded by the exons ATGCCCCGGAACCTCGCCGAATTCTCCGAGCCGGAATTCTCGGTCGAATACTCCGCCGATTATTCCCTGAGCTTCCCATCGGATCCCGATGGCTCCGGGATCCGCCGATCCCAGGAAACTCCGGCTCCTCGCTGCCCGTGCCTGCCGCATTCCCGGCGTTTTTCCTTCTCCCCGgaatccctggaaaagctgtaCCAGACTTATTTCCGCCGCCAGCGCCACGAGAcgctgctggtgctggtggtgttCTCCGCCCTCTTCGACTGCTACATCCTGGGAATGTGCGCCGCTTTTTCCCGCATGGAAAAACTTTTCCCGGCGCTGGCCGCGCTGCTCGGTTTGGTCGCCCACGGTTCgcttttcctggttttaaaaTCCCGCTTGTTACCGGAGCgcttttcccagaaattcctgCCGTGCGCGCTGTGGGCGCTGATGGTGGCgcagctctgggggctgctggggctggaatTCCGCAGGAGTTTTCCAGAGGCTGTGGACGCGGTGGGGTGGCAGGCGTTCTTCGCCTTCTCCTGTTTCCTGACGCTGCCGCTGCGCCTGGCGCGGATCCTGCTGCTCACGGCCGCGTCCTGCGGGGGACACGCGCTGCTCCTGGGAATCGCCGCCGCCTTccagaggggacagcaggaggagcaggaggaggatggaggggTGGTGGTCAGGCAG CTGCTGTCCAACGTGTGCGTGTACCTGTGCGCGCTCACCGTGGGATCCATGTCCTACGTCATGGCCGACCGGAAGCACCGGAAGGCGTTCCTGGAAGCGCGGCAATCCCTGGAAGTCAAACTCaacctggaggagcagagccagcagcag GAGCGGCTGATGCTCTCCATCCTTCCGAAGCACGTGGCGGACGAGATGCTGAGGGACATGAAGAAGGACCCgaggcagaaggagctgcagcagttcAACACCATGTACGTGCACCGCCACGAGAACGTCAG CATCCTGTTCGCGGACATCGTGGGATTCACTCAGCTCTCCTCGTCCTGCAGCGCCCAGGAGCTCGTCAAGCTCCTCAACGAACTCTTCGCACGCTTCGACAAACTGGCGGCC AAACATCACCAGCTGCGGATCAAGATCCTGGGGGATTGCTACTACTGCATCTGCGGGCTGCCGGAATTCCGGGAGGATCACGCGGCCTGCTCCATCCGGATGGGGCTGGCCATGGTGGAGGCCATCGC CTCCGTCCGGGAGCAGACCCGCACGGCCGTGGACATGCGCGTGGGCGTGCACAGCGGCGCCGTGCTGGGCGGGGTGCTGGGACAGAAGCGCTGGCAGTTCGACGTCTGGTCCACCGACGTCACCGTGGCCAACAAGATGGAGGCCGGCGGCATCCCCGG GCGGGTGCACGTCTCGCAGAGCACCGTGGATTGCCTGAAGGGCGAGTTCGAGGTGGAGCCGGGCGAGGGCGGCTCGCGCTGTGACTACCTGAGGGACAAGGGCATCGTCACCTACCTGGTGGTGGTCCCCAAGCAGCCGCTGCGGCACGGGGTCAACGGAGTG AAGCTGTCCCTGACCTCGTCCCACGGCGTGTCACCTCCTCCGGCCACCCCGGCCGAGCGCAACGGGAGCCTCAGCCCGGAGCACCAGGAACATTCCCTGGAACATCCGGAACATTCCCTGGACCTCGAGGACGAGGACGGAGAG GCTCCCAACCCTTCCTTCCCCAACCCCCGGCGCCGCCTTCGTCTCCGGGACCTGGCCGAGCGCGTGGCGGGCGCGGCGCAGAAcgagcaggagctgcacaagCTGCTCAACGAGGCCCTGCTGGAGCGCGAGTCCATCCAGGC GTCGAAGGGAAAGAGCACCTTCCGTCTGTCGCTGCGCTTCGCCGACCCCGAGATGGAGACGAGGTACTCGGTGGAGAAGGAGAAGCAGAGCGGAGCcgccttcagctgctcctgcgTCGTCCTCTTCTTCAGCGCCCTGGTGGAGGCCGTCATCGACCCCGG GCTGGTGACGAACTACGTGACGTTTGCGGTGGGCGAGgcgctgctggtgctgctgacGGTCTGCTCCTTGGCGGCCGTGTTCCCCCGG GCCTTTCCCAAAAGGTTGGTGGCCTTCTCCACCTGGATCGACCGCACCCGCTGGGCTCGCAACACCTGGGCCATGGCGGCCATCGCCATCGTCACCGCGGCCGACATCGTGGACATG CTCGGCTGCCGCCGCGCCCGCTGGCCGGCGACCAACGTGACCGCGGGGCCGCCGCGGGGCAGCGGCTGCTCCGAGCACCCCAAGTACTACGGCTACAtctccctgctggccctggtggcCACCGTGACGCTGGTCCAGGTGAGCCACATGGTCAAGCTGACCCTCATGGTGCTCATCACCGCCGCCACCGGCGCCCTCAACTTCTCCGCCTGGGAGCCCATCCTGGACCACTACGACCGGCGGCGTGGCCAGCGCGGCTc GTCCGTGCTGGTCCCCTCCAAGTATTCCATGACCGCCATGATCTTCGTGGTGATGCTCAGCTTCTACTACTTCTCCCGGCAC gTGGAGAAGCTGGCCCGGACCCTTTTCCTCTGGAAGATGGACGTCCACGAGCAGAAGGAGCGCGTCTCCGAGATGCGCCGCTGGAATGAGGCCCTGGTGGCCAACATGCTCCCGGAACACGTGGCCCGACACTTCCTGGGATCCAAAAAACGGGATGAG GAGCTGTACAGCCAGTCCTACGAGGAGATCGGGGTGATGTTCGCGTCGCTTCCCAACTTTGCGGATTTCTACACGGAGGAGAGCATCAACAACGGCGGGATCGAGTGCCTGCGCTTCCTGAACGAGATCATCTCCGACTTCGACGGC CTGCTGGACGAGCCCCAGTTCCGCTGCATCACCAAGATCAAGACCATCGGCAGCACCTACATGGCCGCCTCCGGAGTGACGCCCGACGCCGGCGCCAACGGATTCGGAGCC AAGGAGCCGCGGTCGGAGCGGGAGCGCTGGCAGCACTTGGCCGACCTGGCCGACTTCGCGCTGGCCATGAAGGTGACGCTGATGAACATCAACTACCAGTCCTTCAACAACTTCATGCTGCGCATCG GAATGAACAAGGGGGCGGTGCTGGCCGGGGTGATCGGGGCCCGCAAACCCCACTACGACATCTGGGGCAACACGGTCAACGTGGCCAGCAGGATGGAATCCACCGGAGTCATGGGGAACATCCAG GTGGTGGAGGAGACGCAGCAGATCCTGAAGGAATACGGATTCCGCTTCGTCCGGCGCGGCGCCGTCTACGTCAAGGGCAAAGGGGAGCTCCTGACTTTTTTCCTGAAGGGCCGGGAAAAACCGGGATCGTTCCTCGGAGCCGCCGCCGTGCCCCTGCCCCACCAGGTGCTGGAAAATTCCTGA